Genomic window (Salvelinus alpinus chromosome 26, SLU_Salpinus.1, whole genome shotgun sequence):
GGGGCTGGTTGGGACAGACATCAGATTGTATTGTCATAAAGGGGCCATTGGCCTCTTGGCAAACTGTACCTCAAGCCCCAGATGACAGGCCTTTTCAAGACAGACAAGGGGAGAAAATATGAAACTTAAATTCTTCATGACAGACAAATTAATGAGTCACAAAATAAGAGAATAAAACAGAGAAAACTAACATTTATGTTAACCACTCTCGCATACATTTATTCAAATTGATATTTTTGTTCCTTATTTGATCATCGTTTTCATATTTCCCTTTGAAATAACTGTCCTTTTCTTTTATTAATGGAGAGAGGGTTCACCATACAAAACACAATGGCCCAGACTTAGTGACTGGATGGGATTAAGTTTAATACCAAATCTTGACAGACATATCCTGGAAGCATATAAATCCCATCCGATTTTGGAAGAGAGCAAAGCTGACATGTTTTTCTGGGATTTATCTTATTAATTGGATGGTTAAGTCCATCTAATCCACTCTGATCGCTTACTTTGTCTCAGGgctttttttcttcattttataTTCTACAGATTTTTTGCCACATTTAGGCTACCACATATCTAGGAACGtctaaacaaaaaaatatatgattCAACTGAATCAATATTGCAACCAAACTGTTATTTTATTTACACAAAAGACAGATGGAAATAAAAGAGAAATTACTTCATATGCAGACAAGGCAAAAAAAAAGTCAGAAGTCCCCGGCATTTTCCTACTCAGCTTTGAGTTGGTCTATTCTATGGGAAGAGGAGTATTTCTGGCATGTGGCACAATGCATGTCTGCAATGTCTGAATGACTGGAGGGGATGGAGTGATGGTCAGACAAAGGGCCCCGGGACAGGTCGACTAGACTGCTTCATCATCCTGTGTCGTCACTTTCCCTGGCATGGAAGAAGAGGTCTTGTCTGTTCCTAATCTGAAAGGGGGATCAGTCAGGTGAGAGCTGGGGGGTGAGAGTGGGGGGGTAACGGTAGAGCAGGTGATGATGGTCTAGACTCTCTATGCACACCCTCAGGGCCATATAGTGATCTGGGTCAGGATAAAGGTCCAGGCAGCGACAGATACAGACTGCCAGACTGGCTGGGCAGGCAGGGTTGGAGTCAGACTCCTCTGTCTCTGTGAAGACTTAGGGCCAGCCAGTCTGTCCTGAAGGGCTGTACGAAAGGCATGCATTTTCAGAGACGCAACACAGAGGAGAAAGTCTTGGAGTCTGGGCAGCCCTGCTTTCTTACCCTtcaaccctctctccctccctctcgcccaTACCTGGGAGACTCCAGGCGCCACAGTGTAACTGCAGTCTCAGGTATGCTGCTGCAGGACACTACTACACTATCTTTCCAGGGTTCTATAGCCTACCTGGAATCAGAAGAGTCATCCTTCTACTGCATTCCATTCGATTCCTCCTACTAAGCTAATCTATTCATTGTATGTGGTGTATGACAGTTTTTGGAAAAGCCATTTTTGATGGTTGTTCCCCAATCCCGATACAGTATTCTCACATCAAACAAGAACTGTCACATTAAATTTAACATGAAAGTATTTCCTCCAACTTGTTGTTGTGTAGTACAGTATTGGCCTCTTCTTTTCcttgttctgttctccctccctctactccccTTCCTCTTAATGTTGTGGCATTGTCGTCATGTGTAAGGGTTTAGGATGATTACAAAATAATTTGAAAATAGAATAAGTGAGCAGCCTACATTGAGGTTCATCGTCTGTCAGCATGGTGACATCTGCAGGGGCAATTTTCATTGTGGTGCGTGTGGTTTTGTGGTAGATGTGCTCTCATTTATCTAAACTACATACTAAGCTGTGGCTGCTGGTTCATTATTCAAACAGGCAACATGGACAAGAATGCACATTTGTTCCTCAATGAAAAATCTTCACTTAAATTTGGGTGATTTCTGTGTATTTTTTGTGGGACTGAAGGACTGCGAGGGCTTTGTGTTTTAAGTAAGAAGGATTTGAGTGTGATTATGCTTTGACAATGCTGCATTTACTTTTTCACAAATCATAAGTTTGATTGACTGATATTAAACAGTCTGAATTAGTTTCATTTTTAAATGATTGTGAGCTACAGTTGACAAGATCATTTACCTGGTCCTTGCCTAAAAAAATCCGACAGTCTGGAACAAAGCACTGCAAAAAACCTGGAATGTTTCTTtccaagccagaatgttgaataagaTTACATTTGAACTTATTCTGCGCTCTACCAGTTGTCTGTGCGGTAGGTCCTTCAGATGGTCTAAACTTTTtacaaaatatccacaggaaagtattattTAGCCCactttttaataataataatataacaataatacattttatttagcaGACACCTTTCAGGGTACTCAAGGACATCTTACATTAACAGTAGGCCTACATgattggtaaataatgtattgtgtcattttggagtcacctttactgtaaataagaatagaatacatttcttaacacttctacatgaattaTCCATGATttcagataatcctgaatgaatcgtgaataatgattagtgtgaaagttacagacacacaaatatcataccctgaagacatgctgacctctcaccattacaataacagggaaggttagctttttggggggggcgggggggtgaTATTTGTGAGTATATCATTTTTTcagtcatcattattcacgattcattctggattatctgtaatcatggtagcacccACATTCATGTAGACGTGTTTAGAaatatattctattcttatttacaataaaagttaaCCCAAAATGAGACAATacgttatttaccattaatttctattgggcacaaaataatctgaaacataaCAAAAACAAACGGCAAACGGATCCAACAAATTTGTTGAGTCACAAGCTTGACATAGTAATTTCATgcaatgaatatgggaccaaatacttaactgtttaatactttaatacacataagtgagtttgtcccaatacttttgattTCAAATCTAACGTTCTGAAGTATAGAGCCAAAATAAGAAAtaatgcttcactgtcccaataattatggagggcactgtatgtacagtatactgaGAAGGCACAGACGGGGGGATAGGACAGTCAACCATAGACCATAGTCTATAGATTATAGGCATCCTTGAAGAGGTGTGTTTTTAGGAAGTTTTTGAATTAAATGAATGCATTTGCATGTGTGGGGGGAGTGCATTCCGGTTGCCTGGTGGCAGAGCAGCTGAAGGCCCGGGCACCCACGGTGGAGAGGCGGAATGGGGGAGTGACAAGGAGACCAGCAGAGTTGAAgcggagggagcaggaggggggATTGGctgggagaaggtcagagaggtAGGTGCGTGGTTGGTTGTGGAGGGCTTTGTAGGTGAGGAAAGGTCGCTGGTTggaatacccgagccgacaaggtgaaaaatctgtcaatgtgctgatattttttatttctttatttttacctttggattatgtgtgtattgttttctAGATATTAttcctgcactgttggagatataAACACcagcgataacatctgcaaatctgtgtacgcgaccaataaccTGATTTGATTTGAGCACTTAAACCCTATTTTATCCCAGAGGTgcagtactactatggctgaccctgtaaaacaaacaacacatttcactgcaactatccggtgtatgtgaaaatctaaataaataaaacattgccTATTTTAGCCTATGGAAAAAACAGACACGAAAAATAACTCAACATAGCTACACATCAACATACAGTATGCTGATTTAAATTATTTACCTTCGTGCAGAATCAGGAGCATCGTGTGACATGGGATTCTGTTGGCAGAGCACTCTCTGCCCATGAGCACCAGCCTTCTCTCGAACCTCCACTATCCCATAAACCCTCTCGCTGGAAGTCCATTTGTTCACGATAGACCCGCGCAACGAAAAGGCAGTTAACATGTCTGACAAGAAACAGACGGTAGATTTGGGATTATTAGAGGAGGACGATGAGTTTGAAGAATTCCCAGCCGAGGGTAAATTAATTCTAGTTCAATATGTTACTAATGTTAACCCGTTTTCACTGAATTGTCTTATTTAGCGATAACTTTTCAGACTGGGCCCAACAGTGACtcggctagcaagctagctagttatgCTAACGTCATTGAATAAAAATGTAACTAGCTAGTGTGCTAGCAGCTAACCAGCTAGTTAGATATCTATGTTCACTGATAGCGAATTAGCGATTGTACTGGCGACAACTTTACCTAGTTAAACGTTAGCCAACTAAGGTCAACTATAATGTAAACAACACACAACATATAAAAGCCAGTTAATTGACTTTAATGTTAGTTAGCTTGCTACGTTAGCTATCCAACTAGCTAGCGTAGTAACTAGTTGAGTAAGAGTTACTTGTTCGGTAGTTGCTTGTCAACTAACGTTTATAATTTGTAATTCTCATAATTGTATTTATGTGTTCAGATTGGACTGGGTTGGATGAGGATGAAGATGCCCACGTGTGGGAAGACAACTGGGATGATGACAATGTAGAGGACGACTTCTCTAATCAACTAAGGTAGCCACCTCCCACATTTTACTTATGACAAATCATTGTACCCCACTCAGCATCTCATCCCTAGAAATGAGAAGTACCACTCCGTTTAAGGGACGTGATGCTTTGATTTTTGAGTAGGCCTATATGATTTGACATGATATGGCAATGGTAACTAAACAGTAATAATGGTTATGCTAAATGTTTAGCCACAGCAGATTTCATCAGGCTTTAGATGGAGAGtctctgaggagaggagagtacttGGTAGTtgtagggtgtccaatcaaaaatgcatgttttgaccaatgggtaaaatAATGTTAATTGTGTAGATAATCCTCTAAGAAAACAAATGGTCCAAACCCTGCACCATTGAGAGGATCTTGACTGTCTGTATCACagcatggtatggcaactgctacagagggtagtacgtacagcccagtacatcactggggccgagctccctgccctTAAAATGGTCAGACTCCAGTAGGGCGGTCCAAAACTTTAAAAAATCTTGGCTTACCAAGAGTCgtctggtcttttgaccaatcgattggtctaaATGTTAAAACGTCTTCAGTATAACCTAATAACAgttctgtaggaatgaggtttgtgcagtaggcctaatacattatcacagcatattggctatatgcctggcctgccaatattgttcttctcagaccatattatatttcaaaactcgagcgttgataacaaaatagatcagttggtgtATCACTTCCGAGGCACAGCTGAGACTAAATTGAAGTAATTTTCAAattagcttttttattttactgtgcTGATGGTACCTTCATCTGatggtcatggtgctttcaagacaactgggaactcgcaAGCTCTAcaaagatgccagagtttccaACTTGGAATTCTGAATTGGATCCCAGTCTGATCAAATTTTTATTTGACTTCCCAGTTGTTTTTAACACTTGGAAGTCGAAGATTTCCGAGTTCTCACTTGTTTTGAGCACTGCATTAGTAGTGCCTTTCacagtccctgctctctccttcctttcctccagtgagactgaccagagagaggggacactatCTTCCACCTGATGGTGGAATTCTAGTCGCACCGAATCTGCCTCAGGCACAAATTCAtattgttcctatgaccagagaaagggaAATATTCCTCCATATTAAAATGAACACGTCAAGCTGTTAATATTTATAAAAACGCAGGGCTATCGAtacacttggctactcattcattgcagctgcagcgcgagtggaagtagggagaagtgCATTTAATGCtttgtaatagtgttgaacaAAAACAATGACAGTGCTTTTAACTTGAACTCACTCAtagaaacagcagctctttgcggTATTCATTGACAGTCTttctggtcatggttttaaaagttaggAAATCTCActtaggctagtatcaaacttcTGTAGCCATGGTTGTGGAAGCTGTAGGAacggtgatttgagctatccgattggccagcgcagTAGGTGAATTCGATTTAGCCACAGCTCTCCTGGTCCATTGGGCAGGCAGTTATTTATTAAAATTTTTCTCATGCAGATTATGTTTCCAAAATAGAACACTTTCCCTACCCGGtgcgcagggcttctgaatcaactTCACTTACCGCCAACAGAGGAAAAAACAAAAAAGGAGTGCAAGCCTTTGacttttctacagaaatgtttgttggtcgactaggaatgccttgaagatcaACCACTGATCTACACCTTTAAAAATCATCACTATCGTAATCCGTTCAAAAGTTATTGGAGTTTTTACCCTTGTACGATGGTcagaattagggtgactaaatcaatgaAGGCCAGAGAAAAAAAGTGGTAAAAACCCTGGAAACTGGATTCTGTGCAAAAATTAAGGCTGCTGGCTACCTGACAGGCTCACTTTCCTATTGAACTTGTTATATTTCTTATCGAATCGGCGggacataaaacaatatagaggtAAGATAGATTTTGATTTTGAGACATGACGTATTTTCATATTAGCACATGCTTTTCTAATTTGAAATTCCTGTTATTTTTCTAagatttctcacaaaaacaagcaTATCTCTGAAATGTCAATGGAGCACAGAGCGTATACCAAGCTTTTTATTCtcaaagccttttacatttaattcagctcatTTCATGCTAATTCTGCTTTTTGCGACCCGCGGTAACAACTTTGACATGGACGGCCACAAAATGTGAAATCCTCAAAAGTTGTTACGAGAAACCTGCACCGCTATGTCAACCGAGCTCAGTGTTTATTATCTGATCTATTAGTTTACGAAATCTGACGTTTAGGATATAATGTTAATGATATGTTAGAGAAAGACCCCATTGAATGATTCAGAACATAAAGAATTACATAAGACTTGGTAAAATGTAATTTATGACATAAGGGAGTGAAATTTCACCACCAAAATGTGTTTTTCATCTTGTCTTTTTATCAATGCTTCATGATTGGTGATCTGATTCTTGAGTTGATAGCATCCGAACGTACCAGGAGGATTCAATCGGACACTCTCGTAGAAATCCGACTTCCCGAGTCGGAAATAGCCTAACCTCTATAAATGACCCTCCTAAATCAGAGTTCTAAGTGGGGAAACTCAAACCAGAATGATGATTCACGAGTTGTGACGTTTCATCACTGAGCTTTCACCTTTTTTACCAAGAAGATGGTAAAACACAACCATTTACAACCTTGATGATGTAGCCTACTTAATTTGATCCATCCAATCTATTGTTTGACATACTGTCAAAGTAAGCAAGCCAACtgaatactactaataataataattattattagcAATGTTAGCCATCTTATTCGTCTAGCTAAATTCAAGCTTAAATCTCATTGGTAGAAGTTGTTCCGATTTCAAAAGAACCTCTGATGCTTTCGTGACATGTTTCAGAGTTCACCAACAGAGTTACGAGAATGCATATTTTCTGGTGGATGAGGCATTCTGTTGTCTGGATAGGCCTGATGAAGGCTCCTGCTTCCAGCTGTTCATCTTCGTGGTGTCTCTTTTCTTACATAGGGTGACATTTGTCAGCATAATTGCGTGTCATTTGTTAATGATTATGCAGGCTTTGAATAATACGAACAGTCTACAATGTGTGCTTCTTGAGTAATTGTCAGCAATATGTGTTTTTATTTATGGACATGTTTATGCTACTCTTGTTGAATAATCAACTGTTGTATTGACTTGAAGTGGCCAGTCTGTTTTCATTTTTGAGTGTAAGCTACTTCAGACAATTATATTGCATTGTTTTATTCAAACCTTTTATGGCTACTATTAAGACATTTATAGAAGACCTCATATATGATTATGTTATAAGTCCATAACCTAGTACAAGTATGCCGTAGCTGACTGCGTTGTATTTCTTCAGTCGTATAATAAGAACTCTTTT
Coding sequences:
- the sem1 gene encoding 26S proteasome complex subunit SEM1; protein product: MSDKKQTVDLGLLEEDDEFEEFPAEDWTGLDEDEDAHVWEDNWDDDNVEDDFSNQLRAELEKHGYKMETSQ